The genomic window CTGCAATGCAATTACAGTTGATGGAGGAATATGGAATTGGCGGGACTTCCAAAAGGTTCATCCATAATCATTCAGTTGTTGATCAAGGACACGCAAAAGACAATCTTGAGCTTTTGAACTACTTGATCACCTCTGAGGATGATTGCAAGCAAGTCATTGAACATATGGATGTTGCGCATGCACTCTACTTCGGAATGGCCAAGCAAGCTTTCTCCATCCGTTAATCCAAGAATCGGGAGCAAGTTCAAATGAATAAGCATGATCTAATGCTTGTATCTGAATTCGAACAAATGATGCGCAATCCAGTTAAGCCAAAAGCCATTACTTTTCTTACTGTAAGCGTAAGCATTATTGCCCTTGGAGTCCTAATCATTCTTAGGCCTTCTGACTCACTGAATTTGATCACAGCCGCCCTCTGTGGCGGCCTGATCGGCTCAGCAGTGGAACGAGGCGTTTATCTTCACATCTTCAGGCTGAACCGCAGAATCTCATCGTTGAAAAATTGACTTACCACCGATCTAATGCCATGCAAAACACCATGACTGAATCCAAAATTCATGAAGTGATGGAGACCTTGGAGAAACAGTTTGAGCCATCACTCGCCTCCGAAGTGCCTTTTGGGGCCTACCAGGTACAACTCACTGATCAGGATGCAATTTGGCACATATTGATTGAACCTGGATCATGCAAAGCCATGCATGGATCACATCCGCATCCAATCATTATTAGCTATATGAGTTTAGAAACACTGGTTGAATTGAATACCGGTAGATTAAGTGAGATGAAAGCATGGATTACTGGTCGCCTTAGGTTTGAGGGGAATCTACGTGTTGCTCTGAGTTATACAAAAGCTTTTAAGAAGATCTCCATGGGTTTATCAAATGTCTAATTCCAAGCGATTAGTAATCTTGTCAGGCCTTGGTTGCTGTCTAACCATGACTCTGGGAACTGCTCTATGGAGTTTCCAGTCAATAAATAGTTCCAAGGCTAGTGAATCAGCAACCGATTCATTAATGACTTTTCCGAGTCGCATCACTGCAATGGGCAGGATGGAGCCACAGAACAATTTGATTAGGGTCGCTCCACCATCCTCCCGAGGTCGTAGTCGCATTAAAACCCTTCATATAGCCGAGGGTGATTTTGTTAAGCGTGGGCAGCTGATCGCTGAGTTCGATGTTGTTGACGAGCGTCGTTCAAACTTGGTGGTCGCAGAACAAAATCTTGCGATTACAAAGAGGCGTTATGAAGTTAGCAAAGGTGAATCACAAGCTAGTCGTATCAAACTGCGACGCTTGGAGTATGAGCTAACAAAGGCTGAAAGAGATTTAGGCCGATACAGGAATCTTTATAATAATGGTGCTTTCTCATTAAGTGATCTTGATGCAGTAAAACTCGTTAGGGATAAGGCCCGTGAGATGCTTGAGGAACACAAGGCCTCTTTTGAGCGCATTGATGGTCAGCAGGTAGGAACCTCGTTACTTAAAGAAGGCGTCAGTGAAGCCAATATCAAACTTGTTGCCGCTGAGGTCAGCAAAGCACGTCATTATTTGGAGCAGGCAATGGTTCGTGCTCCTCAGGATGGTTATATTCTCAAGCTTTTAAAGCACGTCGGAGAAGAAGTAGATCAACGCGGTCTTCTTTTGATGGGTGACACATCAAAGATGGTTACTGTTGCTGAGGTTTACGAAAATGATGTCAAACATATTAAAGAGGGTCAAAAAGCTTTGATCAGCAGCAAGGCATTAAGTTCTCCTGCGAGAGGAACAGTTATTTCCGTAGGATCCCTGGTGTATAAAAACGACATTATTGGTGATGATCCAACCGCTGACGTTGATACCCGAGTCTTTGAAGTACGCATTCTCATGGATGCATCAGATGAACTCAAAAAGATGTCACGATTGCAAGTGAATGTTGAGATACAAAGCTCCCCTACTGAAATCGCTTCCTCATATAAATGAAACTCAGAGTATTCCACCCCAACACATGGGTCCGAGGGGCTAATGATTTGGGAACGACACCATTTGTTCTTCAACATCTACGACACCAGCGTAAAAGGAGCATTAGTGCTGTGAGTGGGATTACTTTTGCCTGTATTTTGATTTTCCTGCAATTAGGATTCTTGGATGCAGTTCTGATGACAGCTACACATCTTTATAGTCGTCTAGACTTTGATTTAGTGATCAGCAGCAGAGATGCATTGGAATCAACA from Prochlorococcus marinus str. MIT 9313 includes these protein-coding regions:
- a CDS encoding ABC exporter membrane fusion protein, with amino-acid sequence MTFPSRITAMGRMEPQNNLIRVAPPSSRGRSRIKTLHIAEGDFVKRGQLIAEFDVVDERRSNLVVAEQNLAITKRRYEVSKGESQASRIKLRRLEYELTKAERDLGRYRNLYNNGAFSLSDLDAVKLVRDKAREMLEEHKASFERIDGQQVGTSLLKEGVSEANIKLVAAEVSKARHYLEQAMVRAPQDGYILKLLKHVGEEVDQRGLLLMGDTSKMVTVAEVYENDVKHIKEGQKALISSKALSSPARGTVISVGSLVYKNDIIGDDPTADVDTRVFEVRILMDASDELKKMSRLQVNVEIQSSPTEIASSYK
- a CDS encoding SCP2 sterol-binding domain-containing protein — translated: MTESKIHEVMETLEKQFEPSLASEVPFGAYQVQLTDQDAIWHILIEPGSCKAMHGSHPHPIIISYMSLETLVELNTGRLSEMKAWITGRLRFEGNLRVALSYTKAFKKISMGLSNV